The genomic stretch TTCCACCTTTCCAGGAAATTTAGACATAGAACTGATGAAACAAGGAGCCAAATTGTACCAAGGCACTAAAAACTTTAAAGCTTACTGCGCCAGTCCAAAAGAAAACCAGCAGTTTACCAGAGAAATTCTTTTGAGCCAAATTGAGGAAAACACAGAATACACGGCCAGTTTTTTTCCAAAAGACACTTACGCATTTAAAGTTCAGGGTAAAGGTTTTCTACGTTATCAAATACGTTTGATGATGGCACAGCTTGTTCGCCTTGGGCGTAATGAAATTACGCTTGATGAAATGAAGCAATCTCTTAATGGTGAAAATGAACAGCATATTCCTAGCATTGCACCAGCTTCAGCTTTAATACTTCAAAAAACGGTTTTTGACTCTTCCTCTAAAAAAGATCAAAATCAGAATTAGATAAGCTTTATCGAATCTCCAATAAAACTGCTTCGATATTCAAACATTGACACCTACCTTTGGTTAAATTCAAAAACAATAAACCAACATAATAATGGCACAAATAACATTAGGCGGAAAGCCTGCGAATACATCAGGAAACATCCCTCAAAAAGGTGATGGGTTAAAAGATTTTAAATTGGTAAATCCATCCATGGAAACCAAAACCCTGAACGATTATAAGGGCAAGAAATTGGTTCTAAACATTTTCCCTAGTGTGGATACCGGAATATGCGCCAAGTCTGTGCATGAGTTCAACAAAAGGGCTGGATCTGCTGACAACACAATGGTGCTAAACATTAGCAAAGATTTGCCATTTGCGCAAAAACGCTTTTGTGGAGCTGAAGGGTTGGAAAATGTAGAAATGCTTTCTGATTACCGTTTTAATCAATTTGACGAAGGTTATCATACCCAAATCACCGATGGTGCTTTTGAAGGATTGATGAGCCGCGTGGTAATTGTAGCTGACGAAAACGGAACAGTACAATACTCCGAACAAGTACCAGAAGTTGGACAAGAGCCAGATTATGAAAGTGCTTTGAAGCATTTATAGTTTTCAACTAAAGAGACTTTAGAATCCGATTGATACTCTTCAATCGGATTTTTTATTGCTTACAATTCCCTATTTGAAAATGGATAGTAGATTTGAATTCTGTAAAAATCTTGCCCCTAGTATTTCATGAACGCACTGTACTACGCCAAAAGTTTCATTTATAATGCTCTGCCCTCCTTCTTCTTTAGATGGAAATATGGCCAGCTAAAACGCTTTGAAAAAACTTGCAATCAGAAGGAACTAGATACTCGGTTGGATTACTACTTTAAAGTTCAAAACAAGTATCCCATTCCTAAAGAAGCAACTGCTGTAAAAGATGTAAAAAGAGGAAAAGGCACTGCTTACTTTTTAGACCTAAAAGAGTTTTTACATTACTTTACCAAAGAAGCTCGTTTTGCCTACTACTTTGGTGACGACACAAATGTAAACCCTTACCCTACTTTATTTAAAGCTCGTCCCATTAGAAATGGAAATGAAAACTCCATTCTTTTTAAGCTCAATAAGAGGAGGCATTTTAAGTGGGTAAATGATACTATTCCATACACCGAGAAAAAGGATATGATGGTATGGCGTGGTGGTGCCTATCGTGCTTTGCGAAGAGAGATGATTGAAAAAATATGGGACCATCCGCTCTGCAATGTGGGGCAAACTAACAAGCCAGTAGAAGATATGCCCTGGCAAAAGGAACACCTCCCAATAGAAGAGCAGTTGAAATATAAAATCATTTTTTGCCCTGAGGGCAATGATGTAGCCACCAACCTAAAATGGGTAATGTCTTCCAATTCACTGTGCTTTATGCCCAAACCCCGCTATGAAACCTGGTTTATGGAAGGAACTCTAAAACCCGGTGTCCACTATGTAGAGGTAAATGCCCCGTATGATGATTTGGGTGAGAAAATAGAATACTACTCAAAACACACTGATGAAGCTCAAGAAATCATTAAGAATGCCAATCAGCATGTTGCTCGTTTTCAGGATGAAATGATGGAAGATTTACTTTGTCTAAAGGTATTGGAAAGATATGCTGAATGCAGTGGGCAAGAAAATGAAATTAAGTTTAGAGCTTAACTCTAAAGACTAAGTTGAAGTTTTAACATTTTGGTTTTTACAAAACCTCTACATTTATATCAACTAAAACTTCTTAAACTATGAAAAGACTAATCGCAATATCTCTCTTGCTCTCGCTATCCTTTTTATCCAAGGCACAGGAAACTGAAAATCCAAAGTTCTTTAACGCTGCAGACCCAACACAGCTTTACACTAATGTAAATTTGAATGCTGGGATTACTTTTAGTGGAAGAAGTGCCGAGGCCATGGCGGCTGATTATTGGCAGGTGAACTTGGGTGGAAAATTTGCCGTAAAAAAGTTCAACTTTGGCTTTAATATACCTTTTAGCAATCTTGGAAACTTTTATACAGGGATAGTAGAAGTAGACTTACACGCAGGCTTCCAACCTTTTAATAGGAACAAGTTCTTTAAGTCATCACTTATCACAGCAGGTGTTGTTTTGCCTTCACATGATGGATACGGTTATTTTGAAGGTTTAAATTCAAATAGAGTATTCTATCTGGATTATACTGCTTCGCTTAAATTCAACGATAAGATTTCTGTATTCCCAAAAGTAGGTTTAGAAAAAGGAAGCAATGTAGATGAAAACGCGCCAAGGTTTAACCTAACATCTTATAAGGCTAGCCTAGGTGGAAGTTATCAAATTAATGCTAAAAATTTCCTCAAGCTTAACTTAAGCTACGCTCACACCACCCGTGTCCTTGTTAATGAAAATTATGCCTTCTACGGTTTTGAGAACAGCTTAGAAAGTAACTCCCTACTCACCTCATTAAAATACCAATACGCAATTACTCCTAAGGCACAAGCTTACTCAAAGCTAAATGTTGATTTTGGTGAACGATTTGAAAATAACTACTATGGCTATAACCTTACCCAGCCTGGAATATTTCTTGGCTTCCAATATTTTATAAAATAGACCATCATTTAGCGCACAAAAAAGGGAGCCAATTGGCTCCCTTTTTCTTTATCTAAAACTTAGTTCTAACTTATCGAGTTCCGAACCTTCTGGGTAAAAGCCCGCAATGCTGATTTTTCATCCATGGCTCCGCTGGCAACTTGTTCTTTTATCCAAATGGCGCCAAAGATGTGTGTCAGTTTTTCGCCTTCATCATCACCTTCTACTTCTATGGAAAGGGCACGCTCCTCGGCTAAATCTTCCTCTGCCTTCTGAAGCGTTTCAATATCCACGCTCAATAGTTTTCGGATGGCTCCTAATTTCATACTAGTTCAATTTTGCGATAAGTGAACGCAAGTACTCTTCTTTGCTACCCGCGCTTCCTTCTACAAGCTCACCATCTTTGAAAGCTGCCAAAAATGGAAGGTTATCCACTCCTGCGGCTTTGCGCGCTTCTGGATTTTTTTCAGCATCCACTTCCAAGAAAACCACATCCTGAAGCTCGTCTTCATTACTCACTCTTTTATACTTTGGTGAAAACAAACGGCAGCTACCACACCAGTCGGCATAATACTTTACCACTACCTTTTTATTTCCCTCTAATTCCTTTTTAAATTCTGCGTCAGTTACTGTTAATACAGCCATGTCAAATATATTTTGGTGTTAATTTTATTTTCGGTGACAAAGATAAAATCAACCTGTGTTATTAAAAAAATATTGTGATTGATAAAATTTATATCAATTATCCCCAAGGATATTTTCCTTGTATAGATGACGCACCATCCCATCAGCCAAACCTCGCTTAGGAACCAGCATCCTTTCCGATTTTGCCCAGTTCATGGCTGACTTATAAATCTTCAGTGCATGGGTAATTACGTCCGCTCTATCAGGGTTTAAGTCAAACTTCACCATTCTTTCCTGGGGGGTAAACTTTTGAAGTAATTCGTAGGTATTTTCGATGTAGGCTATATCCAAAGGATGTCCCATATTTCTACCTGAAAGTTTGAAAGTACGGTTAATGTTACCACCAGAACCTACCATAAGGATATCACTAATTCCTTTGGTGTTTTCCTTTATCCAGGCCTTCATTTCATCCCAGTTTTCTTTGCTCACCATTCCCTTCAATAAACGAATAGTTCCAATTTTAAAGGAACGGCTGGCTATAATTTCATCCTTGTAAAATAAGGTAAGCTCCGTGCTACCTCCCCCTACGTCAATATATAAGAAGCTATCTTCAAGATCGCGAATGCTCTCAATCATATCAGAATTGAAAATAATCTTGGCCTCTTCCTTTCCATCAATCAACTCAATGTCAATTCCCGTTTTTTCAAAAACCTCCTTCACCACCTGTTTACCATTAGTAGATTCGCGCAAAGCGGAAGTAGCGCAGGCACGGTACATCTCCACTTCATGCACCTCCATAATGCGTGCATAAGCCTGCATACCGGTCACCAGCTTCTGCATATTCTTCTTGCTGATTTTGCCACTGCTAAAGGCATCCGCGCCCAAGCGAATAGGCAAACGTGTAAGTGATGATTTTTTAAAAAGGGTAACTTTTTTATCTGCAATTACGTTGCTCACGAGCAATCGCACTGAGTTGGACCCAATATCTATTCCTGCTATTTTATGAACTTTCACTATCCTCTCTTTTGCTGGGTTTTCACATATTCATACAAGGCATACTGCGAACGGATTTTTGGCCCCTTAATAGTTCGATACTCATTATCCTGAGCCTCATTGTGCCAACGACTCTTTACATTGTCTTTCCAAATAATCTCCATGTGGTCTCGCAGCTGTCGCTTAATGCTATCTTCGTAAACAGGCACTGTGATTTCCACACGATAATCCAGATTTCGCGGCATCCAATCTGCTGAAGATATAAAATATGCAGGGTTTCCTCCGTTTTCAAAGATCATAACACGTGAATGCTCCAAAAAGCGATCGATTATGCTAATGGCTTCTATGTTTTCACTCATACCTTTTACGCCAGGTACCAGCGAACAAATTCCTCTGATGATCAATCTAATTTTCACACCATAGCTACTCGCTTCATATAGCTTTTCGATAAGCTTTACATCGCAAAGACTGTTTAGCTTTAGCGTAATACCAGCTGGTGCTCCACGTTTGGCATGACTTATTTCGCGCTCTATCAGTCTTAAGAATGACTTGCGTGTGCCGTGCGGAGAAACAAAAAGATGATTGTACTTAAAACGCTTGTAGTTGCTTTGCAAAAAGCTAAATACCTTCTCTACCTCGTTGCAAATTTCTTTGTTGGAAGTAAGCAAGTGATAGTCTGTGTAAAGCTTTGATGTAGACTCATTGAAGTTTCCGGTACCGATGCTGGCATAGTGCTTTAAGGTACCGCCTTCTTTTCTAGTAATAAGGAAAAGTTTACTGTGCACCTTCAATCCTGGCACACCAAAGATTACGGTCACACCTTCCGTTTGCAACTCCTGTGTCCACTTAATGTTAGCTTCTTCATCAAAACGGGCACGAAGCTCAATTACCACGGTTACTTGCTTTCCATTTTTGGCCGCATTCACCAAGGCACTGATCACACGCGACTTATCCGCTAATCGGTACAATGTGGTTTGAATACTTACCACATTGGGATCAATGGCTGCTTCACGCAAAGTTCTTATCAGGTAAGAGAAGCTGTGGTACGGCATAAATAGAAGAACATCCTTTTTACGAATTACATTCAAGATGCTTCGATCCATGTCCAAATCAGGATGCTGCAAAGCTGGCATCGCTTCAAAGTCTAACCTCTTGTCTCCAATATTTGGGAATTTTATGTAGTCCTTTTTATTGTGGTATCGCCCTCCGGGAATCAAGCTATCATAGCTGTCCAAGTCCATGCGTTGCATCAAAAACTGCAACATATCAGATGAAATAGTTTTGTCATAAACAAAACGCACTGGCTCACCAATTCTACGCTGCTTTACAGACTTACTCATTTTCTCAAGAAATCCTTTGGAAACATCATCATCCAGATCGAGCTCGGCATCACGCGTAATTTTTACAGTATGAGCCTCTATTCTATCAAATTCATAGGTAAAGAAAATGTACTCCAAATTGTAACGAATTACGTCTTCCAAGTACATTACATAGTGATTTCCATATTTGGGTAATTCCCAAAAACGCCCAACAAGTTCAGAAGGAACTTCAATCAAAGCGTACTGAGGATCATCTGGCTCAGCATTTTTTATGAGCTTTATTGCCAAATAAATAGACTTGTCTTTAAGTTCAGGTACGTTCTTTTTATCTGCCAGTATAAGCGTGAAGATGGTTGGACTTATCTTATCGATAAACACCTTGTGCACATGCTCCTTTTGACCAGCAGTCAGAGATTTTTCGTCCACAAACTCAATCCCGTTTTCCTCTAGCTCTTCTAAAAGCAAATCATTGGTGCGCTGGGCCTCTGCCTGCATATACACCACCTTTTCAGAAATTTCGGCAAGCAAATCACTTGGTGCTGTATCTCCCAGTCTCTTTTTGGGTGTATCACTAAGCTGGCTCAGTCTTTTGATACTGGCATATCTCACTCTAAAAAACTCATCCATATTACTGGAAAAAATTCCCAGAAAACGTAGTCTCTCTACAAGTGGATTTGATTTATCAAGTGCCTCTTGCAGCACTCTCTCATTAAACAATAGCCAGCTTACATCACGAGCTATTATTTTTGGTTTAGGCTTTCTCAATTCTCTCTTCTTCTTTTCGGATAGTCAAAAAATACCAGCTCGGCTTTCTTATCCAGATTTTTCCATTCATCTATATCAAAGCGCAAGCAGGCCACACCTGTGGTAGGTACATTATCAATGCGATGATCAATACATTTGTTTACCACATCAGTTATGGTAGGGTTGTGCCCAAATAGCATTACAGAGCTATGCTCATCGCTAAGATTGCGAATTATCTGCAGCAAATCTTTGGTATTAGCATGATAAATACCCGGTTCCATCTGTATTTCATTTGCATGAATACTCAGGTTTTTGGAAAATATTATTGCTGTGTGAAGTGCTCTAGTGGCGGGGCTAGAAACAATATGTTCAGGTATACAATTTTGCTCACGAAGCCATTCTGAAGTGCTATATGCATCTCTTACTCCCCTGCCCTTTAGTGGCCTGTCCATGTCCTGCACACCTTCAACTTTCCATGATGATTTTGCGTGTCTTACCAGATAAAGTGTTTTCATAAGCTACGAGCTCAATTCTTTAGCTTTCGAAAATAGATAATTGCAGGCAGCTACAGCTAATCTTAAAAATAAAATAACCGGATGTTTATATTGTATTAATAAACAACCGGTTATT from Owenweeksia hongkongensis DSM 17368 encodes the following:
- a CDS encoding glycosyl transferase family 90; the encoded protein is MNALYYAKSFIYNALPSFFFRWKYGQLKRFEKTCNQKELDTRLDYYFKVQNKYPIPKEATAVKDVKRGKGTAYFLDLKEFLHYFTKEARFAYYFGDDTNVNPYPTLFKARPIRNGNENSILFKLNKRRHFKWVNDTIPYTEKKDMMVWRGGAYRALRREMIEKIWDHPLCNVGQTNKPVEDMPWQKEHLPIEEQLKYKIIFCPEGNDVATNLKWVMSSNSLCFMPKPRYETWFMEGTLKPGVHYVEVNAPYDDLGEKIEYYSKHTDEAQEIIKNANQHVARFQDEMMEDLLCLKVLERYAECSGQENEIKFRA
- the tpx gene encoding thiol peroxidase — encoded protein: MAQITLGGKPANTSGNIPQKGDGLKDFKLVNPSMETKTLNDYKGKKLVLNIFPSVDTGICAKSVHEFNKRAGSADNTMVLNISKDLPFAQKRFCGAEGLENVEMLSDYRFNQFDEGYHTQITDGAFEGLMSRVVIVADENGTVQYSEQVPEVGQEPDYESALKHL
- the ppk1 gene encoding polyphosphate kinase 1; protein product: MRKPKPKIIARDVSWLLFNERVLQEALDKSNPLVERLRFLGIFSSNMDEFFRVRYASIKRLSQLSDTPKKRLGDTAPSDLLAEISEKVVYMQAEAQRTNDLLLEELEENGIEFVDEKSLTAGQKEHVHKVFIDKISPTIFTLILADKKNVPELKDKSIYLAIKLIKNAEPDDPQYALIEVPSELVGRFWELPKYGNHYVMYLEDVIRYNLEYIFFTYEFDRIEAHTVKITRDAELDLDDDVSKGFLEKMSKSVKQRRIGEPVRFVYDKTISSDMLQFLMQRMDLDSYDSLIPGGRYHNKKDYIKFPNIGDKRLDFEAMPALQHPDLDMDRSILNVIRKKDVLLFMPYHSFSYLIRTLREAAIDPNVVSIQTTLYRLADKSRVISALVNAAKNGKQVTVVIELRARFDEEANIKWTQELQTEGVTVIFGVPGLKVHSKLFLITRKEGGTLKHYASIGTGNFNESTSKLYTDYHLLTSNKEICNEVEKVFSFLQSNYKRFKYNHLFVSPHGTRKSFLRLIEREISHAKRGAPAGITLKLNSLCDVKLIEKLYEASSYGVKIRLIIRGICSLVPGVKGMSENIEAISIIDRFLEHSRVMIFENGGNPAYFISSADWMPRNLDYRVEITVPVYEDSIKRQLRDHMEIIWKDNVKSRWHNEAQDNEYRTIKGPKIRSQYALYEYVKTQQKRG
- a CDS encoding thioredoxin family protein codes for the protein MAVLTVTDAEFKKELEGNKKVVVKYYADWCGSCRLFSPKYKRVSNEDELQDVVFLEVDAEKNPEARKAAGVDNLPFLAAFKDGELVEGSAGSKEEYLRSLIAKLN
- a CDS encoding SixA phosphatase family protein; amino-acid sequence: MKTLYLVRHAKSSWKVEGVQDMDRPLKGRGVRDAYSTSEWLREQNCIPEHIVSSPATRALHTAIIFSKNLSIHANEIQMEPGIYHANTKDLLQIIRNLSDEHSSVMLFGHNPTITDVVNKCIDHRIDNVPTTGVACLRFDIDEWKNLDKKAELVFFDYPKRRREN
- a CDS encoding Ppx/GppA phosphatase family protein, which encodes MKVHKIAGIDIGSNSVRLLVSNVIADKKVTLFKKSSLTRLPIRLGADAFSSGKISKKNMQKLVTGMQAYARIMEVHEVEMYRACATSALRESTNGKQVVKEVFEKTGIDIELIDGKEEAKIIFNSDMIESIRDLEDSFLYIDVGGGSTELTLFYKDEIIASRSFKIGTIRLLKGMVSKENWDEMKAWIKENTKGISDILMVGSGGNINRTFKLSGRNMGHPLDIAYIENTYELLQKFTPQERMVKFDLNPDRADVITHALKIYKSAMNWAKSERMLVPKRGLADGMVRHLYKENILGDN
- a CDS encoding tRNA pseudouridine synthase A, translating into MTKYYYLIRIQYLGFRYHGWATQKHHKTVQSMVDKTVAFVLGHDDFRTMGGSRTDSKVSANEMAFQLFTKEPLDCKSFLKDFDTNLPTDIRALGMEEVDSKFNIIQAPRLKEYLYLFSFGEKAHPFSASLVSTFPGNLDIELMKQGAKLYQGTKNFKAYCASPKENQQFTREILLSQIEENTEYTASFFPKDTYAFKVQGKGFLRYQIRLMMAQLVRLGRNEITLDEMKQSLNGENEQHIPSIAPASALILQKTVFDSSSKKDQNQN
- a CDS encoding DUF6952 family protein; amino-acid sequence: MKLGAIRKLLSVDIETLQKAEEDLAEERALSIEVEGDDEGEKLTHIFGAIWIKEQVASGAMDEKSALRAFTQKVRNSIS